Within the Methanobrevibacter sp. genome, the region GTTTTGATCATTGACAATCCTCCTGGAACCGGGGACGAGCCATTGACTGTACTTCAGGCATTGCCGAATGTTGATGCGGTAATCATGGTGACAACACCAAACAGCCTATCACAGGAAGACGTATTGAAATGTGTAGGTATGGTCAAGATGCTGAATATTGAGGATATTGGACTTATTGAGAACATGTCATATTATGTCTGTCCTCATTGCGGTGAGAAGACCAATATATTCGGTGAGTCACAGGGAGAGAAGTTTGCAAATGACATGGGTGTTATCTATTTAGGCAATCTTCCATTGACAGAGCAAGTTCCCGAATCTGCAAATCAGGACAGCACAATGGTAAACAGCTATGCAGACTCCGAAGTTGCTCAGAAATTCTCCGAGATAATCGACAACATCAAATTGGCATTTTTGGATGATGCGGATTTTTAGAAAAGCTTGATTGAACTTTTCATTTTTTATTTTATTTTTTTTTATTTCTTATTCTATTTTTATTATATTTTTATTCTATTTCATTTTCATTTTTATTTATTTTTTATTTCATTTTTTTGCATTAATTTTCATATATTTTTCAAATGTTCTAAATCAATTCTTAGCGATTAAAAATCAAAATAATTGTTTTTTAAAGGAGTTAAGGATAGTTTTATATAGTTTAGAAAACATATATTAAACTGTGTATAATGGCATGATTTTCAATCAGATTTACACTAAAAAAATCAATTTAAAGACTACAATTATAAATTATATGATAAATTATCTTTTTAGTCTTAAAGTTTTTAGAGGTAATTGATATGACTATATTGGACGGTATTTTAGAAGATAACAAGAAATTTGTCGAAAACTTTGAAGGAGAGGAAATGTCTCACCATGCACAAAAGAAGTTAGCAATCTTAACTTGCATGGACTGCAGATTAATAGACTTCTTTGAACCGGCTTTAGGACTTAAAAGAGGAGATGCAAAAATAGTCAGAAATGCAGGAAACTCCATTGTAGGGGAAGATGCAATCAGATCCATTGGTGCTGCATTGTACAACCTCGGTGCTGAAGAGGTATTGGTTGTAGGCCACACCGAATGTGGTATGGCAGGTGCCGATGCGGACGCATTGAAGGAAAAGATGATTGCAAGAGGCATCAAAGAGGAAGACATTGCAAAATATGACTTGGCTGAATGGATTGGCGGTTTTGCAGATGAGGAAGAGAATGTCCTTAATGTGGTTGATAAGATCAAAAACCACCCATTGATTCCAGATGTCCCTGTACATGGCCTCATCATTGACATCGTATCCGGTGAGCTAAAGGTCTTGAAAGAAGATTACTGATTAAGATCAAAGCTCAAATTCTAAATGTTTTTTCTGATTAAAATATTATTCATTGTTTCTGATATTGGGAATATTGCAAACATTTATATATAAGCTAAATCTTATATTGTTATGCACTTCCAATATTAAGAAACTTATTGGAAAAATATTTTATAATCATTTTATTTTTATTGAAACCACCTAAAATTAGTTTATTTCACCAAATTAGATTAATTTATCATATATCACTAAAAATAAAGATTATTGCAAAGGTTAATTTATATAATTGTAATTGCAGTTACCTTGCTATTAGTAATGGGGCTACCAAAAGTTCCCACAAATACATATGTCACGACTTGGATTCGTGCTGAGTTTCGCCAAAAACTTAGCTTTCAATTAACACCATTAATTGAATTATGAAAAATTATATATCATCAAATTTTATTTGTTATAGGACGTTTCTTTTTTTAGTTCTAATATTTAATTGTAATAGTATTGATTTAATTACTATTTAGTTGTCAACTTTGTTATCCCACTTTATTAATAAAACCATATCCCACCTATTTATTCAAAAGTCCTGATAATGAAGTAGTAATCTGAATTCGATGTATTAAAAGGTTAAATATGAGTGTAAGTGAATCTATAATCAAAAAAGACGTATTAGGAAGTAAAACTTATTTTAAAAATGAATTGGAAGGTGAATATTCTACCATCTTAAAGAAAAGATCTGGACGCGGAAGAAACTCCATAGTGAGTGATGGAGAAACTGAAGGATTTGTATGTCCTGTTTGCGGATCAACTGAACTTTTAATCGACTTTGCCCGCAGTGAAAAATCATGCAGGGCTTGCGGTTTGGTTGTTGAGGAGAACATCATCGATTCAACATTCAGAGGAACCGCCAGAGATAAGGAAGGAAATTTCCAAAGTCAGAATGGAGCACCTAGTGATATAGCCATTCATGACATGGGCATATCTACCACCTTTGACGTGAACAAGGGATACCTAAAGGACAAGGCCAAATGGTACCGTTTAAGGAGATTGCACAATCAGACCCGTGTAAGCCGACCACGGGATAGGAATTTATCCAGAGCATTGGGTGAATTGGCTTTGATAACCTCCAATTTGGCTCTTCCAAAGAATGTGAGGTATGAGTCCGCATCTCTTTATAGAAAGGCTTTGGATAAGGATTTGGTCAGAGGCAGAAGCATCACCAAACTTTTGGTTGCTACTGTCTACATTGCATGCAGGGAATGTAGGGTTCCACGTACCTTGGATGAAATGGAAAAAGGCACTGGTATGAGCCAAAAGACCATTGGAAAGAATTCCAGATTCCTTCAAAGGGAATTAGGATTAAGATTGCCTATCATCTCTCCAAATGACTACATCCCAAGGTTTGCAAGCAAATTGGCATTGTCTGCTGATGTGGAAGTAAAGTCCATTGAGATCATCAATCAGGCAAAGGACTTGGGATTGACTTCAGGAAAGGACCCTGCAAGTGTTGCAGCTGCAACCTTGTATGGAACTTCCATGTTGTTTGGAGAGCGCAGAACCCAAACCGAAGTTGCAAAGACTCTTGGTGTAACTGAAGTTACCATAAGAAACAGATTTAAGGAATTAAACAAGGAATTGAACTTTGTATAAGTTTAATTCAGTTTAATCTTTAATTTTTATTTTATGTTTTTTTAGAAAAGTCTATTCTTATTTTTAATTTTTTTTTTTAAGTTTTTTAGAAAAGCCTATTCTATTTTTTAA harbors:
- a CDS encoding carbonic anhydrase, whose translation is MTILDGILEDNKKFVENFEGEEMSHHAQKKLAILTCMDCRLIDFFEPALGLKRGDAKIVRNAGNSIVGEDAIRSIGAALYNLGAEEVLVVGHTECGMAGADADALKEKMIARGIKEEDIAKYDLAEWIGGFADEEENVLNVVDKIKNHPLIPDVPVHGLIIDIVSGELKVLKEDY
- a CDS encoding TFIIB-type zinc ribbon-containing protein, with the protein product MSVSESIIKKDVLGSKTYFKNELEGEYSTILKKRSGRGRNSIVSDGETEGFVCPVCGSTELLIDFARSEKSCRACGLVVEENIIDSTFRGTARDKEGNFQSQNGAPSDIAIHDMGISTTFDVNKGYLKDKAKWYRLRRLHNQTRVSRPRDRNLSRALGELALITSNLALPKNVRYESASLYRKALDKDLVRGRSITKLLVATVYIACRECRVPRTLDEMEKGTGMSQKTIGKNSRFLQRELGLRLPIISPNDYIPRFASKLALSADVEVKSIEIINQAKDLGLTSGKDPASVAAATLYGTSMLFGERRTQTEVAKTLGVTEVTIRNRFKELNKELNFV